A window from Flavobacterium gyeonganense encodes these proteins:
- a CDS encoding GMC family oxidoreductase has product MNINTDLKKQNTYDAIVVGSGISGGWAAKELTQKGLKVLMLERGKNIEHIKDYDSAMKAPWEIAYCGQLTEEQKRTHPVQTRDYPYQQANESWWVNDLECPYTEDKRFDWYRGFHVGGKSLMWGRQSYRLSDINFEDNKKDGHGNDWPIRYKDIAPWYDYVEKFAGISGQNEGWPLLPDGQFLPPMEMNCVEKSVKERIEKHYNKSRILTIGRTANLTVPHLGRGSCQYRNLCSRGCPFGAYFSTQSSTLPAAMATKKLTVRPYSIVSHIIYDKETKKAKGVMVIDSQTNESMEFYAKIVFVNGSTLGSTFILLNSTSEAHPNGLGNGSGQLGHNLMDHHFRCGAEGTVEGFEDKYTYGRRANGIYIPRYQNFKDDKRDYLRGFGYQGAASRGHWHKRSGRIRLWR; this is encoded by the coding sequence GTGAACATCAATACTGATTTAAAAAAACAAAATACTTATGACGCCATTGTTGTAGGTTCAGGAATAAGTGGAGGCTGGGCTGCTAAAGAATTAACACAAAAAGGCTTAAAAGTCCTGATGTTAGAGCGCGGTAAAAACATAGAACACATTAAAGACTATGATTCTGCAATGAAAGCGCCGTGGGAAATAGCCTATTGCGGACAATTAACCGAAGAACAAAAGAGAACACATCCGGTACAAACCAGGGACTACCCATACCAACAAGCTAATGAAAGCTGGTGGGTGAATGATTTGGAATGTCCCTACACAGAAGACAAACGTTTTGATTGGTACAGAGGTTTTCATGTTGGTGGAAAGTCACTAATGTGGGGGCGTCAAAGTTATCGTTTAAGTGATATCAATTTCGAAGACAATAAAAAAGATGGCCACGGAAATGACTGGCCAATCCGATACAAAGATATTGCTCCATGGTACGATTACGTAGAAAAATTTGCCGGTATAAGTGGTCAAAATGAAGGTTGGCCTTTATTGCCTGATGGTCAGTTTTTACCTCCTATGGAAATGAACTGTGTTGAAAAATCCGTAAAAGAACGTATTGAAAAACATTATAACAAATCCCGAATTTTAACTATTGGCCGTACAGCAAACTTAACGGTACCCCATCTGGGCAGAGGCAGCTGCCAGTATAGAAATTTATGCAGCAGAGGTTGTCCTTTTGGAGCTTATTTCAGTACGCAGTCCTCTACCTTACCGGCAGCAATGGCAACAAAAAAACTAACTGTTCGCCCCTATTCGATTGTCAGTCATATTATTTATGACAAAGAGACCAAAAAAGCGAAAGGGGTAATGGTCATCGATAGTCAGACTAATGAAAGTATGGAATTTTATGCCAAAATTGTTTTCGTTAATGGATCAACTTTAGGTTCCACTTTTATTTTACTGAATTCTACTTCTGAAGCTCATCCGAATGGCTTGGGTAATGGCAGCGGACAGCTTGGACATAACTTAATGGACCACCATTTTAGATGTGGTGCAGAAGGAACTGTTGAAGGTTTTGAGGATAAATATACCTATGGAAGAAGAGCCAACGGTATTTACATTCCAAGATACCAAAATTTCAAGGATGACAAAAGAGATTATTTACGTGGTTTCGGATATCAGGGTGCAGCAAGCAGAGGCCATTGGCACAAAAGAAGTGGCCGAATTAGACTTTGGCGGTGA
- a CDS encoding GMC family oxidoreductase — MTKEIIYVVSDIRVQQAEAIGTKEVAELDFGGDFKEILSRPAESWTMGLGGFGEMLPYYENKVYIDHSKKDKWGQPVLAIDCEYKENEAKMREDMMYDAAEMLEAAGAKKVKAYDNGCYPGMTIHEMGTARMGNDPKESVLNKWNQMHEVSNVFVTDGSCMPSSACQNPSLTYMALTARACDYAVKELKKKTSRLRLFKYEKIKNGNDWRWQKCFYWSSTPNCS; from the coding sequence ATGACAAAAGAGATTATTTACGTGGTTTCGGATATCAGGGTGCAGCAAGCAGAGGCCATTGGCACAAAAGAAGTGGCCGAATTAGACTTTGGCGGTGATTTCAAAGAAATATTATCAAGACCAGCAGAATCATGGACAATGGGATTAGGCGGTTTCGGAGAAATGCTGCCTTATTACGAAAATAAAGTGTACATCGACCATTCTAAAAAAGACAAATGGGGACAGCCTGTATTAGCAATCGACTGTGAATACAAAGAGAATGAAGCCAAAATGCGCGAAGACATGATGTATGATGCTGCTGAAATGCTTGAAGCTGCCGGTGCAAAAAAAGTAAAAGCTTATGATAACGGTTGCTATCCGGGAATGACCATTCACGAAATGGGTACAGCCCGAATGGGGAACGACCCAAAAGAATCCGTGTTAAATAAATGGAACCAAATGCACGAAGTAAGTAATGTATTTGTTACTGATGGTTCCTGCATGCCTTCAAGTGCCTGTCAAAATCCTTCCTTGACCTATATGGCATTAACTGCCAGAGCTTGTGATTATGCTGTAAAAGAATTAAAGAAAAAAACATCTAGATTACGATTATTCAAATATGAGAAAATTAAAAATGGGAATGATTGGCGGTGGCAAAAATGCTTTTATTGGAGCAGTACACCGAATTGCAGCTAA
- a CDS encoding Gfo/Idh/MocA family protein — MRKLKMGMIGGGKNAFIGAVHRIAANMDGLIELHCGAFSSNPELSLESGKELGLTQDKCYESYTQMIETEAKLSPEERMDFVSIVTPNHAHFAPAMLALENGFHVVLDKPMTLTLAEAKLLEQKVKETGLYLCLTHTYAGYPMVKQARKMVAENDFGTIRKIMVEYPQGWLSTDFENAGNKQAAWRTDPSKSGISGCMGDIGTHAAHLAEYISGLKITQICADINTVVNNRRLDDDGNVLLKFDNGANGILVASQIAAGEENSLKIKVYGEKGGLEWHQMEPNTLIVKWLDAPAQLYRTGNGYLSPIAAFSTRIPSGHPEGYLEAFGNLYKNFALTLQSKLEDKEPTANMLDFPTVADGVRGMAFIENVIASGKSTQKWTEFKI, encoded by the coding sequence ATGAGAAAATTAAAAATGGGAATGATTGGCGGTGGCAAAAATGCTTTTATTGGAGCAGTACACCGAATTGCAGCTAACATGGACGGATTAATTGAATTACATTGTGGTGCTTTTAGTTCTAATCCGGAATTATCCCTTGAATCCGGTAAAGAATTAGGTTTGACTCAGGATAAATGTTATGAATCCTACACCCAAATGATTGAAACCGAAGCAAAATTATCTCCTGAAGAAAGAATGGATTTTGTTTCGATAGTGACTCCAAATCATGCTCACTTTGCTCCTGCTATGCTCGCATTAGAAAATGGTTTCCATGTTGTTTTGGATAAACCGATGACACTGACTTTAGCGGAAGCCAAATTATTAGAACAAAAAGTAAAAGAAACAGGACTTTATCTGTGCTTAACACATACGTATGCCGGTTATCCGATGGTAAAACAGGCCCGTAAAATGGTAGCTGAAAATGATTTTGGAACGATTCGGAAAATAATGGTGGAATATCCACAGGGATGGCTGAGTACTGACTTTGAAAACGCCGGCAACAAACAGGCAGCCTGGAGAACAGATCCGTCTAAAAGCGGAATCAGCGGCTGTATGGGAGACATTGGAACCCATGCGGCACACTTAGCAGAATATATTTCAGGATTGAAAATTACTCAGATTTGTGCCGATATTAATACCGTTGTGAACAACAGAAGACTGGATGACGACGGAAATGTATTACTCAAATTTGACAATGGCGCCAATGGAATTTTGGTAGCCAGTCAGATTGCTGCCGGTGAAGAAAACAGCTTAAAAATTAAAGTCTATGGAGAAAAAGGCGGCCTGGAATGGCACCAAATGGAACCGAACACTTTAATTGTAAAATGGCTGGACGCTCCTGCTCAATTGTATCGCACCGGAAACGGATATTTATCACCAATTGCCGCATTTAGCACCCGAATTCCAAGCGGACACCCGGAAGGATATCTGGAAGCTTTTGGGAATTTATACAAGAATTTTGCCCTGACTTTACAATCAAAATTAGAAGATAAAGAACCAACGGCAAACATGCTTGATTTTCCAACAGTAGCAGATGGTGTACGTGGAATGGCTTTTATAGAAAATGTAATCGCTTCAGGAAAATCAACTCAAAAATGGACTGAATTTAAAATTTAA